From the Penicillium oxalicum strain HP7-1 chromosome V, whole genome shotgun sequence genome, one window contains:
- a CDS encoding PI-PLC X domain-containing protein 1, which produces MISPIHTASALLGVSSLLGHLANALPTTEAVAHTAAQVCNGRSEYCSRSYSAVSFVGSHDSAFVGELPQQNQNIDVTAQLNMGVRFLQAQTHHSLINKDVLELCHTSCLLEDAGTLQSYLSTIKTFLDANANEVVTLLLTNGDSVDITDFGNAFAKSGIDRYAFVPASNPLPLGSWPTLGQMISSGKRLVVFLGSLYPTTSSYSLPSIKRLAKNSRPPWNSVLHQAVPNVAYVALDYGANTNKVNYILDEFAYYFETPYDVTDSNFSGCSIDRPSGASPSGRMYIVNHFLDVDIFGVKVPDRTAAGTTNAATGKGSIGAQASVCKGLYNRAPNVVLLDFVDKGNAIKAQDTLNGL; this is translated from the coding sequence ATGATTTCCCCCATTCATACGGCGTCGGCTCTGCTCGGTGTCTCTTCGCTTCTGGGCCACTTAGCCAATGCACTACCCACAACGGAGGCTGTTGCACATACTGCCGCTCAAGTCTGCAATGGACGCTCAGAATACTGCTCGCGCTCTTACTCGGCAGTCTCATTCGTCGGTTCCCATGACTCGGCATTCGTGGGAGAACTGCCTCAGCAGAATCAAAACATCGATGTGACGGCACAGCTGAACATGGGAGTACGCTTCCTGCAGGCCCAGACTCATCATTCACTCATCAACAAGGATGTGTTGGAGCTATGCCATACGTCGTGTCTGTTAGAGGATGCAGGGACCTTGCAGTCCTATCTTAGTACCATCAAGACATTTCTTGATGCAAATGCCAACGAAGTCGTCACACTCTTGCTCACAAATGGCGACTCGGTGGATATCACCGATTTTGGAAATGCGTTCGCGAAGAGTGGAATCGACAGATACGCATTTGTTCCAGCGTCCAACCCCTTACCACTGGGTTCGTGGCCAACTCTAGGACAAATGATTTCGAGTGGGAAAAGACTGGTTGTCTTCTTAGGTTCGTTATACCCTACCACTTCTTCTTACTCTCTCCCTTCAATCAAAAGACTTGCAAAGAATTCGCGTCCCCCTTGGAATTCGGTGCTTCATCAGGCCGTCCCTAACGTCGCCTATGTTGCTCTAGACTACGGCGCAAACACAAATAAAGTGAATTACATCCTCGACGAGTTTGCCTATTACTTCGAGACCCCTTATGACGTGACGGACTCGAATTTCTCCGGATGTAGTATCGACAGGCCTTCGGGAGCCTCACCATCCGGCCGTATGTACATCGTCAATCACTTCCTGGATGTCGATATTTTCGGAGTCAAAGTCCCAGACCGCACGGCGGCAGGTACTACAAACGCGGCAACGGGTAAAGGCAGTATAGGTGCGCAAGCTTCAGTGTGCAAGGGCCTGTATAACAGAGCCCCAAACGTTGTGCTGTTGGACTTTGTGGACAAGGGCAATGCGATCAAGGCGCAAGATACATTGAATGGGCTCTAA
- a CDS encoding Endo-1,3(4)-beta-glucanase, whose protein sequence is MHVLSTLISSLGLLAQISGAAYTLQDDYGTTDSFFDKFSFFTVCLLVPLTPPSSPGIFPQHTRDETFAFQRLTRQSEIWQDADPTNGYVSYVDRSTASNGGLIRSTGSSVYIGVDTRNQASGSGRQSVRLTSNKSYQHGLVILDLAHMPGSVCGTWPAFWMLGTNWPSNGEIDIIEGVNTQSANQMTLHTSDGCSIQNSGFTGSLETSNCFVEASGQPANSGCAISSNSAQSYGDGFNQVGGGVYATEWTSSAIKVWFFPRYAIPWDITSGKPNPASWGAPTAAFAGSCNIDSHFNNLQLVFDITFCGDWAGNVWSSGTCRYKAPTCNSFVQNNPAAFQETYWSINSLKVYQDNGSPLGNIHAHAAAHIGGKQAIGQPIAHRRGTAPYIRPGPRPV, encoded by the exons ATGCACGTCCTCTCAACGCTCATCTCGAGCTTGGGCCTTCTTGCTCAGATCAGCGGCGCCGCCTATACCTTGCAGGATGACTACGGCACCACCGACTCGTTTTTTGACAAATTCAGCTTTTTCACCGTATGTCTTCTTGTTCCACTTacccccccttcttctcccggGATTTTCCCACAACACACTAGAGACGAGACATTTGCTTTTCAAAGACTGACTCGCCAATCCGAAATCTGGCAGGATGCGGACCCCACCAACGGCTATGTGAGCTATGTCGACCGGTCGACGGCGAGTAACGGCGGATTGATCAGGTCCACGGGCAGCTCCGTCTATATCGGCGTCGATACGCGAAACCAAGCCTCGGGCTCCGGACGACAGAGTGTCCGGTTGACCAGCAACAAGTCGTACCAGCACGGACTGGTGATTCTTGATCTGGCTCACATGCCCGGGAGCGTGTGTGGAACGTGGCCTGCCTT TTGGATGCTCGGTACAAATTGGCCCAGCAATGGCGAGATTGACATCATCGAAGGGGTCAACACGCAGTCCGCCAACCAGATGACTTTGCACACCAGCGACGGCTGTTCGATCCAAAATTCAGGCTTTACGGGCTCGCTCGAGACGTCAAACTGCTTCGTCGAGGCCTCGGGTCAACCGGCCAACTCCGGCTGCGCGATTTCCAGCAACAGCGCACAGTCGTACGGAGATGGATTCAACCAAGTGGGTGGCGGAGTCTACGCCACAGAATGGACCTCGTCGGCGATCAAAGTCTGGTTTTTCCCCCGATATGCGATCCCTTGGGATATCACCAGTGGAAAGCCAAATCCCGCCAGCTGGGGAGCTCCGACAGCTGCATTTGCGGGGAGCTGCAATATTGACTCTCACTTTAACAATCTCCAGCTT GTCTTCGATATTACCTTCTGCGGTGACTGGGCCGGCAACGTCTGGTCCTCCGGCACTTGTCGCTACAAAGCTCCCACCTGCAATTCATTCGTTCAGAATAACCCGGCTGCTTTCCAGGAGACCTACTGGAGCATCAACTCGCTCAAAGTGTACCAGGATAACGGGAGCCCCCTGGGCAACATCCACGCCCACGCCGCTGCGCACATTGGTGGTAAGCAGGCGATCGGACAGCCCATCGCTCACCGGAGAGGTACAGCGCCATACATTCGCCCAGGACCACGTCCAGTCTAG
- a CDS encoding RNA cytidine acetyltransferase: MPRKAIDSRIPALIRNGVQEKKRSFFVVVGDRAKDVIVHLHYIMSSVDVKQNKSVLWAYKKDLLGFTSHRKKRENKIKREVKHGIREPNQEDPFELFITLNSIRYVYYKETEKILGNTYGMCILQDFEAITPNLLARTIETVEGGGMVLLLLKSMKSLKQLYTLSMDIHSRYRTEAHDDVVARFNERFILSLGSCDSCLVVDDELNVLPISGGKNVKPLPPPESTDDSNSGTKKELKEIKESLADSQPVGPLLSLARTVDQAKALLTFVDAIAEKTLRSTVALTAGRGRGKSAALGVAIAAAIAHGYSNIFITSPSPENLKTLFEFVFKGFDALGYLDHVDYTILQSTNPDFNKAIVRVNIHRNHRQTIQYIQPQDAHVLGQAELLVIDEAAAIPLPLVRKLMGPYLVFMASTINGYEGTGRSLSLKLIQQLREQARGGIKTADADVADRSTGKISKNTDKNLAGRSLREITLSEPIRYAPGDSVEKWLNKVLCLDATLPKSRMNTQGCPHPSQCQLLQVNRDTLFSFHPVSEKFLQQMMALYVASHYKNTPNDLQLMSDAPAHQLYVLVPPIDEEATKLPEPLCVIQVALEGRISRQSVLNSLSRGQRAGGDLIPWLVSQQFQDEDFAGLSGARVVRIATNPEYVGMGYGSRAMELLTDFYEGKFTSLDEGVSGPQEEMVRVTDEELANSTLLDDNIQVRDIRSMPPLFGKLSERRPDSLDYLGVSYGLTPSLHKFWKRSSFHPVYLRQTPNELTGEHSCVMLRTLATGATDAGWLGAFSRDFHRRFLALLSYQFREFPSVLSLSICESANSGAKLDSSAVVRTLKKADLDAAFSPFDLKRLDSYANNLLDYHVILDMVPAIAEYYFANRLAGKVNLSGVQQSILLGIGLQRKSMDDLEKELSLPSSQLLAMFLKIMRKISTHFRGLVEGAVAETMPAEQVAADAASGAHDDPVVEDRFKPLETGLEDELRAGGEEIDEELREKQRALIDALPLDKYAIDHGSASWEEAEKQIRSGGAATVSVKTKQTKRKKGETARDIYDKEIDSKRQKMIKKGTEGRKK; this comes from the exons ATGCCGCGCAAAGCGATTGACTCGCGCATCCCGGCCTTGATTCGAAATGGCgtccaggagaagaagcgcagCTTCTTCGTCGTTGTCGGAGATCGGGCGAAAGATGTGATCGTTCACTTGCACTACATTATGTCTAGTGTGGATGTGAAGCAGAACAAGTCTGTGCTTTGGGCATACAAGAAGGATCTGCTGGGCTTCACAAGTCACCGAAAGAAGCGGGaaaacaagatcaagcggGAGGTTAAGCACGGCATCCGTGAGCCGAACCAGGAAGACCCTTTCGAGCTGTTCATTACCCTGAACTCGATTCGTTACGTATACTAcaaggagacggagaaaattCTCGGTAACACATACGGCATGTGTATCTTGCAAGATTTCGAGGCTATCACTCCGAACTTGCTCGCCCGAACAATTGAGACGGTTGAGGGAGGTGGCATGGTTCTGCTCTTGCTGAAGAGCATGAAGAGCTTGAAACAGCTCTACACCCTGTCCATGGATATTCACTCGCGCTACCGCACAGAAGCCCACGACGATGTGGTAGCTCGATTCAATGAGCGCTTTATCTTGTCACTTGGAAGCTGCGACTCGTGTCTCGTTGTAGACGATGAGCTGAATGTGCTTCCCATCTCTGGTGGCAAAAATGTCAAGCCGCTCCCTCCTCCCGAATCCACTGACGACTCAAACTCCGGTACCAAGAAAGAGCTGAAAGAAATCAAGGAAAGTTTGGCAGACTCGCAACCCGTCGGTCCTCTTTTGAGCCTGGCTCGCACTGTGGATCAAGCTAAAGCCCTCCTCACTTTCGTGGACGCTATTGCTGAGAAGACCTTGAGAAGCACCGTTGCTCTCACTGCTGGCCGTGGACGCGGTAAGTCCGCCGCCCTCGGTGTTGCTATCGCTGCGGCTATCGCGCATGGTTATAGCAACATCTTCATCACGTCTCCCAGCCCTGAGAACTTGAAGACCTTGTTCGAGTTCGTGTTCAAAGGTTTCGACGCACTCGGATACCTCGACCACGTCGATTATACTATCCTGCAGTCCACCAACCCGGACTTCAACAAAGCCATTGTTCGTGTGAACATTCACCGCAACCATCGCCAGACCATTCAGTACATTCAGCCGCAAGATGCTCATGTTCTGGGACAAGCCGAACTATTGGTCATTGATGAGGCTGCAGCTATTCCCTTGCCCCTAGTGCGCAAGCTTATGGGTCCTTACCTGGTATTCATGGCCTCTACGATCAATGGCTACGAGGGAACCGGTCGATCGCTTTCTTTGAAGCTGATTCAACAGCTTCGCGAGCAGGCTCGCGGTGGTATCAAGACTGCTGATGCCGATGTCGCCGATCGAAGCACTGGCAAGATCTCGAAGAACACTGACAAGAACCTCGCTGGCCGATCTCTCCGTGAGATCACTCTTTCTGAACCAATCCGTTACGCCCCCGGTGACTCTGTCGAGAAGTGGCTGAACAAAGTTCTTTGTCTCGATGCGACTTTGCCCAAGTCTCGCATGAACACTCAGGGTTGCCCGCACCCGTCGCAGTGCCAGCTCCTCCAGGTGAACCGTGATACCCTTTTCTCGTTCCATCCGGTCTCCGAAAAGTTCCTTCAGCAAATGATGGCCTTGTATGTTGCAAGCCATTACAAGAACACCCCCAACGACCTTCAGCTCATGAGCGACGCCCCCGCCCACCAGTTGTACGTGCTTGTTCCTCccatcgacgaggaggcAACAAAGCTTCCCGAGCCGCTTTGCGTGATTCAGGTTGCTCTTGAAGGACGTATCAGCAGGCAGAGCGTCCTGAACAGCTTGAGTCGTGGTCAGCGGGCTGGTGGCGATCTCATTCCTTGGCTGGTATCTCAGCAATTCCAGGACGAAGACTTTGCGGGTCTTTCTGGCGCACGAGTCGTCCGGATTGCCACCAACCCTGAATACGTCGGCATGGGCTACGGCTCCCGCGCCATGGAACTTTTGACCGACTTCTATGAGGGCAAATTCACCAGTCTCGACGAGGGAGTCTCGGGTCCCCAGGAGGAGATGGTCCGTGTCACCGATGAGGAGCTTGCCAACTCCACTCTCCTCGACGACAACATTCAGGTTCGGGATATCCGCTCGATGCCGCCATTGTTCGGCAAGCTAAGCGAGCGACGCCCCGATTCTTTGGACTACCTGGGTGTCAGCTACGGCCTGACCCCCTCCTTGCACAAGTTCTGGAAGAGATCTTCTTTCCACCCCGTTTACTTGCGTCAGACCCCCAACGAACTGACTGGCGAGCACTCCTGCGTCATGTTGCGCACTCTGGCCACTGGTGCCACCGATGCAGGCTGGTTAGGAGCTTTCTCCCGGGACTTCCACCGACGATTCCTTGCGCTGCTGTCTTACCAATTCCGCGAATTCCCCTCGGTGCTCTCCCTGAGCATCTGCGAATCTGCCAATTCCGGAGCCAAGCTCGATTCTTCTGCTGTTGTTCGCACCCTGAAGAAGGCTGATCTGGACGCGGCGTTTTCGCCCTTCGACCTCAAGCGATTGGACAGCTATGCAAACAACCTGCTCGATTACCACGTCATCCTGGACATGGTCCCAGCGATTGCCGAATATTACTTCGCCAACCGCCTTGCTGGCAAGGTTAACCTCTCGGGTGTGCAGCAATCCATCCTTCTGGGGATCGGTCTGCAGCGCAAGAGCATGGATGATCTTGAGAAGGAATTGAGTCTTCCTTCATCTCAACTTCTCGCCATGTTCCTCAAGATCATGCGCAAGATCTCCACACACTTCCGTGGTCTGGTTGAGGGGGCTGTTGCGGAAACCATGCCCGCTGAGCAAGTGGCCGCCGATGCCGCCTCCGGCGCGCACGATGATCCCGTGGTTGAAGACCGATTCAAGCCCTTGGAGACCGGTCTTGAAGACGAGCTTCGTGCGGGAGGTGAGGAAATTGACGAGGAGCTTCGGGAGAAGCAGCGTGCTTTGATTGACGCTCTTCCTCTCGACAA ATACGCAATTGATCATGGCTCGGCGTCTTGGGAGGAAGCAGAGAAGCAGATTCGCTCCGGCGGTGCTGCCACCGTCAGTGTCAAGACCAAACAAACGAAGCGCAAGAAGGGCGAGACCGCGCGGGACATCTACGACAAGGAGATTGACTCCAAGCGTCaaaagatgatcaagaagggTACTGAGGGTcggaaaaaataa
- a CDS encoding putative disulfide-isomerase yields the protein MLPQSSLLALIPLLAALPANGFYTKNSPVLQLNQKTYGSLIADSNYTSVVEFYAPWCGHCQNLKPAYEKAAQNLKGLAKVAAVNCDEDENKPFCGQMGVKGFPTIKIVTPSKKPGKPRVEDYQGARSAKGIVEAVVDRIPNHVKRVTDKDFDQWLEQNGERPKAILFTEKGTTTPLIRALAIDFLGAVDVAQIRNKESASVQKFGVTKFPTLVVIPDSESEPKVYEGELKKQPIADFLKHGQGQEVQALQVLQGGPQGPSRVPEDDESTPDAEPTPEAKPAEVPIVPPIPSLDTSESLQSSCLGSKSATCVLVLLPASAESEAVLPTTATHALASLSEIAHRHQRRGTHLFPIYRVPADNSASQNLRQSLGLGASDAMEIVAVNARRGWFRRYDYAENSGLAAAERWIDAIRLGEGAKEKLPEGVVVEAPAEAEKAETEAGSEEATGETAPEEVDQEAKEEPKHDEL from the exons ATGTTGCCGCAAAGCTCATTGTTGGCCCTCATTCCGTTGCTGGCGGCGTTGCCGGCCAACGGTTTCTACACTAAGAACTCACCGGTTCTTCAACTGAACCAGAAGACCTATGGGTCATTGATTGCGGACTCGAACTACACCTCG GTCGTTGA ATTCTATGCTCCCTGGTGTGGCCACTGCCAGAACCTCAAACCAGCCTACGAGAAGGCGGCACAGAACCTGAAAGGTCTGGCCAAGGTCGCCGCGGTGAACTgcgatgaggatgaaaaCAAGCCTTTCTGTGGCCAGATGGGCGTCAAGGGATTCCCTACCATCAAGATCGTGACCCCGTCCAAGAAGCCTGGAAAGCCCCGTGTGGAGGACTATCAGGGCGCGCGCAGCGCCAAGGGAATTGTTGAAGCGGTGGTAGACCGCATCCCCAACCACGTCAAGCGTGTGACAGACAAGGACTTCGACCAGTGGCTGGAACAGAACGGAGAGCGACCCAAGGCGATTCTGTTCACCGAGAAGGGTACCACGACTCCTCTGATCCGCGCTTTGGCGATTGACTTCCTCGGGGCCGTCGACGTGGCTCAGATCCGCAACAAAGAATCTGCCTCCGTGCAGAAATTTGGCGTCACCAAGTTCCCCACATTGGTCGTTATCCCCGACAGCGAAAGCGAGCCCAAAGTCTACGAAGGCgagctcaagaagcagcCCATCGCCGACTTCCTCAAACA tggccaaggccaagaagtCCAAGCCCTCCAAGTCCTCCAAGGGGGCCCCCAAGGTCCCAGTCGTGTTCCTGAGGACGATGAGTCTACTCCTGATGCCGAGCCAACCCCCGAGGCCAAGCCTGCGGAGGTGCCCATCGTTCCGCCCATTCCTTCACTCGATACCTCGGAATCTTTGCAATCGAGCTGTCTCGGCTCAAAATCTGCCACTTGCGTTTTGGTTCTCCTTCCCGCATCAGCAGAGTCCGAGGCTGTACTCCCGACAACTGCCACCCACGCACTGGCGAGTTTGTCTGAAATCGCACACCGGCACCAGAGGCGCGGTACACATCTATTCCCAATTTATCGCGTTCCCGCAGACAACTCGGCTTCACAGAACTTGCGCCAATCGCTTGGATTGGGCGCCAGTGATGCAATGGAGATTGTTGCCGTCAACGCCCGCCGCGGATGGTTCCGTCGTTACGACTATGCCGAGAACTCTGGACTCGCAGCCGCCGAGAGGTGGATTGATGCGATTCGTCTTGGAGAGGGCGCCAAGGAGAAACTACCCGAGGGTGTCGTCGTCGAAGCCCCGGCGGAAGCAGAAAAGGCCGAAACCGAAGCCGGGTCTGAGGAAGCGACGGGCGAGACTGCACCTGAAGAGGTCGACcaggaggccaaggaggagccAAAGCACGACGAGCTTTGA
- a CDS encoding ATP synthase subunit gamma — protein MFSRAVRPAVRAGSSAVSRAAPANAATFATLREIEGRLKSIKNIEKITNTMKIVASTRLTRAQKAMDESRNYGKTSNTVFEQAETKPVEDKKTLYVVASSDKGLCGGIHSGLSKATRRLLAQNPEADVVILGEKAKAQLSRAAPQSIVMSFANVCKDIPTFADAQAIADQISMLPTDYASVKIIYNKFINAQSYEPATVEAFSEEAITQSANISAYEIDDEALGLLREYALANNLFWAMAEGHACEISARRNAMENASKNAGEMINKFQILYNRQRQAAITGELVEIITGATASADM, from the exons ATGTTCTCCCGTGCCGTCCGTCCGGCTGTCCGGGCTGGCAGCTCTGCTGTCTCTCG CGCTGCGCCCGCCAATGCCGCCACCTTCGCGACTCTGCGTGAGATCGAGGGACGCCTCAAGTCCATCAAGAACATTGAGAAGATCACCAACACCATGAAGATCGTTGCCTCGACCCGTCTCACCCGCGCCCAGAAGGCTATGGATGAATCTCGCAACTACGGAAAGACCTCCAACACTGTCTTCGAGCAGGCCGAGACCAAGCCCGTGGAGGACAAGAAGACTCTTTACGTTGTGGCCAGCTCTGACAAGGGTCTTTGCGGTGGTATTCACTCGGGCCTGTCCAAGGCCACCCGCCGCCTGCTCGCTCAGAACCCGGAGGCCGATGTTGTCATTCTTggtgaaaaggccaaggctcAGCTGTCCCGTGCTGCTCCCCAGAGCATCGTCATGAGCTTCGCCAATGTTTGCAAGGACATTCCCACCTTCGCCGACGCCCAGGCTATCGCCGATCAGATTTCCATGCTCCCTACCGACTACGCGAGCGTGAAGATCATCTACAACAAGTTCATCAACGCTCAGAGCTACGAGCCCGCTACCGTTGAGGCTTTCTCCGAGGAGGCCATCACCCAGTCCG CCAACATCTCTGCCTACGAGATTGACGATGAGGCTCTTGGTCTCCTCCGCGAGTATGCCCTCGCCAACAACCTCTTCTGGGCCATGGCTGAGGGTCACGCCTGCGAGATTTCT GCTCGTCGCAACGCTATGGAGAACGCTTCCAAGAACGCCGGTGAGATGATCAACAAGTTCCAGATTCTCTACAACCGTCAGCGTCAAGCCGCCATTACCGGTGAGCTGGTTGAGATTATCACCGGTGCCACCGCCTCTGCCGACATGTAA
- a CDS encoding DNA topoisomerase 1, with the protein MSSSEDDIPLVRANGRANANASLNQSPVTNGNLEAGISKRFGPVQDKDEEMKDADAPIMAKRKSRTSVQAKSYAEAESSEEDQPLSKRRRTSVKHEDPESEDDVPLAANGRKLPKASETAIGEGSDSDVPIERKLASQKRKIEKRAEKTAVDMRKSAASKAKTSATNKKQANGVKKEATDDKSSLKKVKAEPASAKKGRAKVKAESEDVEDGEEEYRWWEDPTKGDGTKKWTTLEHNGVVFPPPYEPLPQNVKMKYDGVPVTLHPDAEEVAGFFGSMLNSTHNVENPVFQKNFFMDFKEILKKTGGAKDPKGNKVDIKEFAKCDFKPIFEYYEAQREAKRNTPAAEKKRLKAEKDEQEAPYMTCIWDGRSQKVGNFRVEPPSLFRGRGEHPKTGRVKTRVQPEQVTINIGKEAKVPPPPPGHKWKEVKHDQEGTWLAMWQENINGNYKYVMLAANSDVKGQSDYKKFEKARELKKHIDKIRKDYTKNMKSELMVERQKATAVYLIDKFALRAGNEKGEDEAETVGCCSLKYENITLKPPNTVVFDFLGKDSIRFYDEVVVDTQVFKNLKIFKKAPKKNGDEIFDRLTTSALNKHLQNYMPGLTAKVFRTYNASFTMSELLKDMTAAGTIPEKVKAYNDANRRVAILCNHKRTVGAAHANQMEKMSERIKGLRYEKWRLKMQMLDLEPTLKKKRGAAFFQLDEDLTPEWVKEYQAYKVDEMKQKITKKFEKDNEKRVADGEKEMKVSELNERLSAVKDLEKKYSKENKSGKVEAEGRAPTVEKIEANIQKLEQRIDAMILQAQDKEENKEVALGTSKINYIDPRLTVVFSKKFNVPIERFFSKALREKFEWAIKSVDEDWEF; encoded by the exons ATGAGTTCGTCTGAAGATGACATTCCTCTTGTTCGAGCCAATGGCCGCGCCAATG CAAATGCCTCGTTGAATCAGTCACCTGTGACGAATGGGAATCTTGAAGCGGGCATATCCAAGCGATTTGGCCCTGTGCAGGACAAAGACGAAGAAATGAAGGATGCGGATGCGCCGATCATGGCCAAGCGCAAGTCACGGACTAGCGTGCAAGCCAAATCATATGCGGAAGCCGAGAGTAGTGAGGAAGATCAGCCTTTG AGTAAACGCCGACGCACATCGGTCAAACACGAAGACCCAGAATCGGAAGATGACGTTCCTCTTGCGGCCAACGGACGAAAGCTTCCAAAGGCTTCCGAGACAGCTATCGGTGAAGGGTCAGACTCGGATGTCCCCATCGAGCGAAAGCTAGCCTcgcagaagagaaaaatcgaGAAGCGGGCTGAAAAGACCGCTGTTGATATGCGCAAATCTGCGGCCTCGAAAGCCAAGACCTCTGCGACCAATAAAAAGCAAGCAAACGGCGTGAAAAAAGAGGCCACCGACGATAAATCTTCGCTGAAGAAAGTCAAGGCTGAGCCAGCCTCTGCGAAGAAAGGCAGAGCTAAGGTCAAGGCAGAGAGCGAGGACGTGGAAGACGGCGAGGAGGAGTACCGCTGGTGGGAAGATCCTACAAAAGGTGACGGAACCAAGAAATGGACTACCCTTGAACACAACGGCGTGGTATTTCCTCCGCCATATGAGCCTTTGCCGCAGAATGTTAAGATGAAGTATGACGGCGTGCCGGTGACTTTGCATCCCGATGCTGAAGAAGTCGCCGGTTTCTTCGGAAGCATGCTCAATTCAACCCATAACGTGGAGAACCCTGTCTTCCAAAAGAACTTCTTCATGGACTTCAAGGAAATTCTCAAGAAGACTGGTGGCGCCAAGGATCCAAAGGGCAACAAGGTGGATATCAAAGAATTTGCCAAATGCGACTTCAAACCTATCTTTGAGTACTACGAGGCTCAACGTGAGGCCAAGAGGAATACGCCGGCTGCTGAGAAGAAGCGTCTGAAGGCTGAAAAGGATGAGCAAGAAGCTCCCTATATGACCTGCATCTGGGACGGTCGCTCTCAAAAAGTCGGTAATTTCCGCGTCGAACCACCGTCACTTTTCCGTGGTCGAGGTGAACACCCGAAGACTGGTCGTGTCAAGACTCGTGTTCAGCCAGAGCAAGTGACGATCAACATTGGGAAAGAGGCTAAggttcctccaccaccccccGGTCACAAATGGAAAGAAGTGAAGCATGACCAAGAGGGTACATGGCTTGCTATGTGGCAGGAAAACATCAACGGCAACTACAAATACGTGATGCTGGCCGCGAACTCCGACGTCAAGGGTCAAAGTGACTACAAGAAATTCGAGAAAGCCCGAGAACTCAAGAAACACATTGACAAGATTCGCAAGGACTACACCAAAAACATGAAGAGTGAGCTCATGGTTGAGCGCCAAAAGGCAACCGCGGTTTACCTGATTGACAAGTTCGCTCTCCGTGCCGGTAACGAAAAAGGCGAAGACGAGGCAGAAACCGTCGGTTGCTGCTCATTGAAGTATGAGAATATCACCTTGAAGCCACCCAACACTGtggtctttgatttcttgGGTAAAGACAGTATTCGCTTCTACGATGAGGTTGTTGTCGATACTCAGGTCTTCAAGAACctgaagatcttcaagaaagcccccaagaagaacggCGACGAGATTTTCGACCGCTTGACT ACTTCTGCTCTGAACAAACATTTGCAAAATTACATGCCTGGGTTGACTGCGAAGGTTTTCCGTACTTACAACGCCTCTTTCACGATGAGCGAATTGCTCAAGGACATGACGGCTGCGGGAACAATCCCTGAGAAAGTCAAGGCCTACAACGATGCAAACCGTCGTGTCGCCATCCTTTGCAATCACAAGAGAACGGTCGGCGCAGCACATGCGAATCAGATGGAAAAAATGAGTGAACGC ATCAAAGGGCTTCGTTACGAAAAGTGGCGTCTCAAGATGCAGATGCTCGATCTGGAGCCGAcgttgaaaaagaagagaggcGCGGCCTTCTTCCAACTTGACGAAGACTTGACACCTGAATGGGTCAAGGAATATCAAGCCTACAAGGTCGACGAGATGAAGCAGAAGATCACCAAGAAATTCGAGAAGGACAATGAAAAGCGTGTCGCTGATGGcgaaaaggaaatgaaggtCTCTGAGCTCAACGAGCGACTAAGTGCAGTCAAGGAccttgaaaagaaatacaGCAAAGAAAACAAGTCTGGAAAGGTCGAAGCTGAGGGTCGCGCGCCTACCGttgagaagatcgaggcAAACATCCAGAAACTGGAGCAGCGCATCGACGCCATGATCCTTCAAGCAcaggataaggaagaaaacaaagaggTGGCCCTGGGCACATCGAAAATC AATTACATCGATCCACGCCTCACGGTCGTCTTCAGCAAGAAGTTCAATGTTCCAATTGAGCGATTCTTCTCGAAGGCACTTCGTGAGAAGTTCGAATGGGCCATCAAGTCTGTCGACGAAGATTGGGAGTTCTGA